CTTCGCCACCTTGCTTGAGTTTGCCTTTTTCACCATCCCCATCGCCGAGACAGGTGACAATAATATTGGCATCTGAAAGATTCTCGGTCGCTGTGTAGATATTGGTTGTTGCGACGATATTCAACCCCGCAGCATGGGCAGCCAATACGCCGTTGCGAGAATCCTCGATCACTATACACTCTTCGGGTTTCAAGCCAGATTTTTTAAGGGCCAGGTTATAAATCGCCGGATCCGGTTTCTTTTTGCTAACGATGTCGCCTGCCAGAACAAACTCAAATTTGATGTCATTGAGCATTCCGTTGACAACCGCCTGCGCGGCGCGTTCATTCGACGTAGTGCAAATTCCAAGCAGTAAGCCTGCATCATTGATTTCTTTCATCAAGCGCTTTACGCCTGGACGCAGCGGCAACTGCCCGCTTTCGATCAAGCTGACAAAAGCGGCCGTTTTATGTTTATGCATTCTTTTAATGAGGTCATCCACTTCTCCCGCATTGATCTCAACGCCAAAGCCTTTGGTGGTGAGATGGTGTTTCATGCGTTCCTTGCCCCCCGCCACTTGCAGCAGCTCGTGGTAATAGTCCACATCCCACTCGAAATTGTAGCCAAAATCTTTGAAGGTTTGGTTGAAGGCAACCCGATGCCCGTCACGTTCGGTGTCGATGATGACACCATCTTGATCAAAAAAAACTGCTTTTATTTTTGCCATTGAAATTTTCCTTTTTTGTGATAAACCGGGGTGGAAAGGAGTACCACCCCGGTTTATTGCCAGCAAACTAAGCGTAAAAAGCGCGAATGGCTTCAACAGCCATGCGATTTTCTTCTTTGGTGCCCAAAGTCAGGCGCCACCAGCCGTTTTGTCCGTACATGGTAGATTGCGGACGGAGGATAATGCCCTTTTCTTGCACGAAGGCCACCAAATCATCGCCTGCTTTTCCAGTGCCTGATCCGTCGAAAAGGATGTAATTGGCTGCGGAATGGAAAACCGTAAAACCGGGGATATCGCTGAGTGCATTCTCAATATAGGCTACTTCGCTGTTGTTGAATGCCACACGTTCTGCCAGCCCTTCAATATCTTCCAGCGCGGCTAATGCAGCCCACATAGGGATTGTTCCCACATTCCACGGGAGCAATGCTGCCGAGATTTGCCCGATAACTTCCTCGTGTCCCAATGCGTATCCAAAGCGCATCCCAGCCAGCCCGTAAGCTTTCGAGAGTGTGCGCGTAACGAGTACATTTTTGTATTTTTTGATCAGTCCGACTTGCGATTTTTCGAGACCGGCGAACTCAACGTAGGCTTCATCTACGATGAAGGGGATGCCCGTCTCGGCAATTTTGGAAAAATCTTCTGCGTCCATAAAATTGCCAGAGGGATTGTTGGGATTGGCGACGACAATGATCTTGGTTTTTTCGGTAATTGCCGCCAGGATTGCGTCTACATCGAATTTTAGTTCTTTGTCCTCGTAAATCATCGGGACAGAGACAAGTTTGCCACCGAGGATATTGCAGCGCAACTTGTAGATACCGAAGCACGGGGTATGTTGAATAACCTCTTCGCCAACCTGGAGGAAGCACCGGAAAATGTTATCGAAAACTTCGCTCGATCCATTGCCAATCATCACGTTTCCGGGGCCATCCAGCCCGTTGATTTCGGCAATCTTTGAGCGTACAACCAGGCCCTGATCGGGGTAGCGGTTGGCCATAGCGCCATATTTTTGAATGGCCTCTTGCACCTTCTTGGATGGAGGGTTCGGGTTTTCGTTAGACATCATGCGGTGTAGTTCGGGCTGACGCCACGCCAATTCGATATGCGCCGAAACATACATGGGGATGCCTTTTACCCAGGGAACAAAGTAATCTTGAATCGGTTTCATCGTGCTATTTCTCCTTTATGCCTTTCCTGCGCTTCCTAAAATATCAATCCACTTTGTTACTGCTTGCCGAATGGCATCTTTGACAGCAATATCAATCTTGCCGGGATTGTATTGTTCCCGGTTCTCTGAAATGTAGTTAAAGGTGGTATCAATGAGAGCATGTTTCAATTCGGTAGAGACATTGAATTTTGCGCCACCCATTTCAACAAGTTTGATCGCGTATTCTTTACTCAAACCTGTACCGCCATGCACAACCAATGGTGTTTTGACGCCATTGCCATTGAGCATCTGATTGATCTGGCCCAGGCGTTCAAAATCTACTTTTGGATTTTTTGTCTTGTAAACACCATGCGCTGTACCGATCGCTGGAGCAAAAATATCTACCCCGGTGCGCTCGACGAACTCGATGGCTTGCTGTGGATTACAAAGAGCGGCCTCATCCTCTGCAACCTTCACCTGATCCTCCACGCCTGAAACCGTACCTAATTCCCCTTCAACAGAGATACCGCCAAGAGAGTGGCAGTAATCCACAACTTCCTTCGTTTGGCGGATATTTTCATCATAGGCTTGTTTGGATGCGTCAATCATGATATTTGTATAACCTGCATCCGCACATTTTTTGCAATACTCCACGCTGGTACTGTGATCCAGGTGCAAACAGATTGGGATAGGGGCTGATTCGGCTAACGTTCGATAGATAGCCACCAGCACATCCTGCCCCAAAAATTGGGAAGGTGTGACGGATGCTTGAATAATGAGTGGGGCCTTCTTCTCGATGGCAGCCTCGACAACGGCTTCCATTTGTATCAGGTTCGTGATATTGAAAGCTCCGACGGCATATTTGCCTTCGGCTGCTTCTAGCATCATTTCCCTTGCAGTTGCAATTGACATGGTGATCTCCTATTAATAATAGTTATTCGTATTTTTGGGTTTTACAGTGAGGGCATGGGTGCTGCTTTGCGTTACACTGTAACCAATGGAGAGTTCTTCAAAATAGGACTTCGCTCGATTTATAGTATTTTTTTGAAAATTTATGGCATATATGCTTTCCTATCAGAACTAACGTCTTTTAGCCACTGTTGCCACATCGCATTCTGCATCCCCTGCGTAGTACGAGCAAAAAATGTATCAGCATAATTGCGAAAGTTGAAATCAAGTTTTGAGATACCAATTTGTACCATCGCCCACATGGCTTCACGGAAATCGGAAATAACCTTTAGCAATTTAATCCGCGCCCAATTTTCTGCGGTGACTTCGCCAAAATAACATTCCAGCAACCAGCGATCTTGGTCATTGGTGAATTCGTGATGGGTGGAGAAATTTGCAAGATCAAAAGCAGGATCACCCATTCCCGCGTATTCCCAATCCAAAATACGGATTTGACCATCATCGAGAAAATTTGCGTTGAGCAAATCATTGTGGCAAATTTTGGGGGTGAAAGGGGATTTTAACAACGCGGTTTCGGCAGCGTTCATTTGCTCAATCAGCCAACCAAAATTATCGGGAAAGAGAACCTTGAATCGGCGGGCAATTTCAGTGGAATCTTCGACTACGCGGAATGGAGAGAATGTTTCGAGAATTGGAGCCATGTTATGGACGCGGCGAATTGCATCGGCGACGCGGTTGATATTTTGGGGCTGACCGATTTCATCGGGCAAAAGCTGGCGGCCCTCAATGAATCTTGTAACTAGATATCCCTCCGGTTCGATGATATAAAAAACTTCGGGGCCGATGCCAATTTCCCCGGCAGCCTGACTAACGGCGCACTCCGTTGGGCGAACAATGCCCAATAATTCGGTATCGACTCCCGGGATGCGGAGAACAAAAACATCCCCATTTACCTCTATGCGGAAATTTTCATTGGTAATGCCGCCAGTAAGTGGGGATGTCTTTATATCCGAAGCGTTAGACCATTGTGGAATACGAGCAATTGCTTTTTCTATCGTCAGTGTCATAATTTAGCTTCACTTCTTTAAAATATGTTTTTTGGTTTTTGAAGACTTCGCGTGGATGGAATATACACGCGGAATACCAGAAACCTGGTTTATTTCGGCGAATTGAACAATTATTTGTAAACCGAATGCCATTTGGAATTATATCGACAAAACAAGGAATTTGCAAATAGTTTCAAAATCTGCTACAATTCCACCGCTTACATCGCAAATTCTGTCATTTTAGTCAATTAATCATCCAAACAAGTGATTATATTTCATGCGCAAATCTCTTATCCCCGCTCAACGACGTGAGCGTATTCAAGAATATCTCACAACTCATAAAGTGGCGCGTCTTGCTGATTTAAGCAAAATGTTAAATGCTTCAGAAGCTACAATTCGCCGCGATCTCGAAAAACTTGATGACACGGGCTTTCTTGAGCGCACGCATGGCGGTGCAGTACTCAGTCAACGATTATCACGCGAACCCGAATATCAACAGAGGTTGAGGGATAGCCCTCATGAGAAAGGTCTGATAGGCCAGTTTGCTGCCGCGCTAATCGAAGATGGCGATGTTGTTTTTCTCAATGGTGGCACGACCACGACAGAAATTATTCGTCATATCCGCCCAAGCGCCGATATTACTGTTATCACCAATAATCTATTTGCTGCCCTGGAGATCGATAGTATTGGCTTTGAATTAATTCTATTGGGTGGCATCTATCAGCCAGTTTCTCTTTCGGTAGGTGGATATTTTTCTGTTGATAACATCAGGAAGGTCTATGCGGATAAAACTTTTATTGGCGTTGACGGCATCAGCCTTAAATATGGGTGTACTTTCCCGACCAGCGCTGAAGCTGAAGTTGTGCGCACCATGATGGGACGCACGCGCGGCCCGGTTTATATTGTCGCAGACCACAGCAAATGGGGAACGGTTTCCAATTATGAAGCAGCCAAAATTGAAAAAATCCATAGTTTAATCACGGATGAGGGCTTCGACATGAACGCGCGTGAATCTCTATTAGCGCAATCTGTAGAAGTTCTCATCGCAGGAGATGCTATTTCATAGCACAAGATATTGTGCTACTCAGATTACGTTACGCCTCCATGCCCCGGCATGAAGGGATGATGAAGATTTGTTTTAATCTGTTAAAAATAGGCTCCAATCCAATATTCATGGCAGGAGGCACCCATGTTCAAATTGTTCAAATCCAAGCAAAACAGGTTTATCCACCTGATCAATCAGCAAGCCGAATTAACGCTGCAGGGGTTGAATCAGCTCATTGATTATATGAAATCCCACGACCCAGAGCTTGCCAGGCAGCTCACGCTGACTGAAAAAGAAGCCGATGAAGTGCGCCGTATTTTGATCAATGAACTGAACCGCACATTCGTTACCCCGATTGACAGGGAGGATATTTTTGCGCTCTCGCGTGCGATTGATGATGTCGTTGATTATGCTTACAGTACGGTCACAGAAATGGATGTGCTCGCGGTTACGCCGACAAGCTTTATGGAGCGCATGACTACACTCTTGCGGGATGCCGCCTATGAAATCCATATGGCAACCCAACGGCTTGAAGATCACCCCGGTGTGGCCGCTGAACACGCCCAGCGCGCCAAAGCGCTAGAGAACCGCGTTGAAGCTGTTTACCGGGAAGCCATAGCCGATTTATTCAGCGGGCCTGAGGATGTCCACCATATCTTCGAGATGCTCAAAATGCGCGAGGTCTATCGCCACCTGAGCAATGCTGCCGATCGAGGTGATGAAGCCGCCAATTTGATCGCCGATATCGTCGTCAAGACAACTTAATCTGGAGACCCGAATATGCCTACGATCCTGATTATAATGATCGTCTTAGCCGTTATTTTTGATTTCTTAAACGGTATTCACGATTCGAGCAATATTGTTGCCACGATGATTTCCTCACGCGCGTTTAGCCCGCGCGTGGCATTAGGCGTAACGGCTATCGCTCATTTTGTTGCGCCATTCATTTTTGGCGTGGCAGTGGCTACCACAATCGGCCACGAAGTCGTTAAAGCGGATGCCATCACTATTAATATTCTCGTCGCGGCCCTAGCCAGCGCGATTATTTGGAACTTAGTAACCTGGTTCTTAGGTATTCCCAGTAGCTCTTCACACGCCTTGATCGGCGGGATGATTGGCGCAGTTGGGATTGGCGCCGGTTTTGATGCTATCGAGTTACGCGGCATGGAAAAAATCCTGATTGCGCTGTTCACATCGCCCATTATTGGTTTGGTGTTGGGGTATTTGGTCACGAAGCTGGTTTTCTTTCTTGCTCGTGGGGCAACGCCAAAGATCAATTGGTTCTTTAAACGCTCTCAAATTATTACAGCCATAGCCCTGGCGCTTAGTCATGGCACCAATGATGCTCAAAAAACGATGGGGATCATTACGTTGGGCTTAGTGACCGCCGGTATCCTGCCCACCTTCCATGTGCCCTTCTGGGTTGTCGCTGTTAGCGCTGGGGCGATTGCTTTGGGCACTGCGCTTGGCGGCTGGAAACTCATCAAAACCTTAGGCTCTAAATTTTATAAAATCCGCCCTGTGCATGGTTTTAGCGCCCAACTAACATCTGCTTTCGTTATTCTTGGGGCTTCTTTGGTTGGTGGGCCAGTTAGCACAACTCAGGTGGTCAGCTCCTCGATCATGGGTGTCGGCTCGGCTGAACGCCTGAGCAAAGTGCGCTGGGGAGTCGCCAAAGAAATTATTGTTGCCTGGATTGTCACTATCCCCGCGACAGCATTGATGGCGGCTGGATTGGTGTACTTGATTGATAATGGCGCTGCCATTGCTGCTGTTTTTTGTCAGCTGTTCTTTTGTTAATTATCGGACTTATAAAACGATGAAAAATATACCGAAAATAGGGGTGTGTGGGGTGCGAAGCACCCCACACACCCCTATTTTCGGGCTTTCTTTTGCGAAAGTGCGTAAGTCCTGTCAGTGTGTGTTTGCTTTTACCTGCGTTAGTGCTTCCGAAATCCATAACGCACCAGGCAGGGTTTCCAGCATGAGGATGAAGCGCGTGATCACCACAAGCGTGGAGGCTTGCTCGATGCTGGCACCAAGTGAAATATACATGGCCGACATACTGACTTCACGCAGTCCCAATCCGTTGACTGAAATTGGTAGCAGCGAGAGTACATAGGTTAATGTACCGATGGCGACGACCTGCAAATATGTGACTGTAATACCCAACTCTACCCCCAGCACCCATACTCCGAAAAAAACCACCATACGCGCGGCCCAGGAAGATAAAAAAGCCAGCAACACCGTTCCGGGGCGATTGCGCCAAACCATAACCGCCTCATAAGCCTGCTTGAGCCAGCGCAGCGCCAAACCGCGAATTTTCTCCACAAGCGCGGGCAACGCCACGCCCGACATCGCGAGCGCTCTGGCAGGCTGCCAGACCTGCAAGGCACCCGCGGCCTGCATAACGCCCAGAGAGATCGGCATCAGGGTCAGCATCACGATCATATTCAGAACGCGGTCCATAACCACAGAAGCTACACTCAATCCCCAACCCGCAAAGCGCGCCGCGCTTAGCATTCGCACGCTATCGCCGCCAATCGTGGAGGGTAAAAAATTGGAAGCAAAATTACCCACCAGAACGATTTTTAGAATTTCGGCAAAATTGATTTCAATTTGCTGGGCGTGCAAGAGCATGTACCAACGCAAAGCGTTGAATAACACCCCCAGAAAATACAAGCCAAATGCCAGCGGAAAAATCCAAATCCGCACCTGACGCAACGTCAGCCACATCGTCGCCCAATCCTGATCGAGTAGCAGCCAGATGAAGAGGCTCGTTGAAATCAGCGTGCCGCCCCAGCGCAGATATTTTAATAATTTTGAGGATGATTTCGTTTTCATTTGCCAACCTGCTCGGAGAGCCGGGATCCAGCGATTGTTTATCCCAAATATCCCAGGCCGCGCAGACGCTCTTCCACGGTTGCCAGATCGGCCCCGGCTAAATCTGGGGAAGCCGCTGTGGGGGGATTGAGTTCTTTGGCAGGCACAACCTGGATGCGCTGGCGCTGCTCGTCGGTGAAGGTTTCTTCCAGCGGGCGGCCATCCAAATCATCGGGGATGGGCAAACCGGCCAACGCCAGCATGGTGGGCAGGATGTCGCTGACCTGGGCCTGTTTGAGCGTTGCTCCGCGGCGGATGTCCGGTCCGGAGAGTACTACAATCCCCTCGGGGCGATGGCTGCCTGAATCTTCATACTCCGACTGACCCAGAATGCCTGGGTTATCGAAACCCATCTTGACCGATGATTGATATAAATAGCCCTGAATCGAGAACATTACATCGGCGGCCTGTTCGAGATAATCGCCCTGATAAGAATCTTCGCGGCGACGCAGATCCGTGATGAGGGGCTCGTTGCGCTCGCCGCTCTCCGGGTGGGGTAAAGCTTCCAACGCGGCTATCAGCTCAGTTACCACGTCCGCATACTCTGCACCGGGCGAGATAATTCCCTGGGGTTCGCGTCCCTTCACATTCACAAAAATCTGCCCAAATGCGCCGCGCGCATAAGCTTTTGTGCGCGTCCAGTCAATATTATCAAAACCGATAAACGAGTTGACCACTTTGTTGCGCGCCGGTTTGGAAACCAGATTGGCAATGCCGCCCAGGCCAAGCTTGCTCACCAAACGATAAGCGCGCCCGATCAGGTCGGTTTTTGCCAGACCAATTTTCAGGCGGGTCGAGAGATCGCGCTTCAGGTGCAGCATACCGATCTCTTGCAGCCAGCGGTTGATATACATAATGCCGTGTACGGGTCCGCCGCCGTGGTCGGAAAGCACCATAAAATTGGCATTGCTGCCAAACAAGGCCAACAATTCGCCCAGAAAATCATCCACGCCGCGAAAAACCTGCTCGATGGCGTCCGAAAAAGGGAGGTCGTGCGCCGCGTCGTAGCCGGCCTGGGTGGGGTCGAGATAGCGCCAGAATTTATGTTGGGCGTGGTCGGTTTGCATAAAGACCAGCAGGTAGGCATCACAGGGATGCTGCTCGATGAGATAGCGCAGGGCGCGGCGCTGGTGGTCGAGTAAATCCAGTATAGACTGCAAATAGGCAGCCTCGCGCCCATATTTATAAATTTCGTCCTCGGCGTGGCGGTACGGCGATCCCAGGCGGGCGCTCAACTCGTCGAGCAATTCCGGCGGGTAGGCAAAACCCTCGGCGGCGGCGTCCGGCGCGGCCAAGCCTGAAAGCATAAAACCTTCCAATGGGACAGCCGGGTAGAGCATGGGCAAATTGAACACGCCAATCCGTTGTCCACCCTGATTGAAATATTCCCATACCGGTCGGGCCTTGATTTGCCCAGTGTGTACATACTCCACGTCGTAGCTGTCCGGTTTGCGGGCGAACCAGTCGAAAACGCCGTGTTTGCCCGGATTTTTACCCGTGATAATTGTGCTCCAGGCCGCCGGGCTGACAGGCAGGGAGGTGGAGCGGATGGCGCCGTAACTGCCATTTTGCATCAGGC
This is a stretch of genomic DNA from Chloroflexota bacterium. It encodes these proteins:
- a CDS encoding HAD-IA family hydrolase translates to MAKIKAVFFDQDGVIIDTERDGHRVAFNQTFKDFGYNFEWDVDYYHELLQVAGGKERMKHHLTTKGFGVEINAGEVDDLIKRMHKHKTAAFVSLIESGQLPLRPGVKRLMKEINDAGLLLGICTTSNERAAQAVVNGMLNDIKFEFVLAGDIVSKKKPDPAIYNLALKKSGLKPEECIVIEDSRNGVLAAHAAGLNIVATTNIYTATENLSDANIIVTCLGDGDGEKGKLKQGGEGISYDGVLRLEQLVNYFSA
- a CDS encoding histidinol-phosphate aminotransferase family protein, whose translation is MKPIQDYFVPWVKGIPMYVSAHIELAWRQPELHRMMSNENPNPPSKKVQEAIQKYGAMANRYPDQGLVVRSKIAEINGLDGPGNVMIGNGSSEVFDNIFRCFLQVGEEVIQHTPCFGIYKLRCNILGGKLVSVPMIYEDKELKFDVDAILAAITEKTKIIVVANPNNPSGNFMDAEDFSKIAETGIPFIVDEAYVEFAGLEKSQVGLIKKYKNVLVTRTLSKAYGLAGMRFGYALGHEEVIGQISAALLPWNVGTIPMWAALAALEDIEGLAERVAFNNSEVAYIENALSDIPGFTVFHSAANYILFDGSGTGKAGDDLVAFVQEKGIILRPQSTMYGQNGWWRLTLGTKEENRMAVEAIRAFYA
- a CDS encoding class II fructose-bisphosphate aldolase family protein, which translates into the protein MSIATAREMMLEAAEGKYAVGAFNITNLIQMEAVVEAAIEKKAPLIIQASVTPSQFLGQDVLVAIYRTLAESAPIPICLHLDHSTSVEYCKKCADAGYTNIMIDASKQAYDENIRQTKEVVDYCHSLGGISVEGELGTVSGVEDQVKVAEDEAALCNPQQAIEFVERTGVDIFAPAIGTAHGVYKTKNPKVDFERLGQINQMLNGNGVKTPLVVHGGTGLSKEYAIKLVEMGGAKFNVSTELKHALIDTTFNYISENREQYNPGKIDIAVKDAIRQAVTKWIDILGSAGKA
- a CDS encoding phosphotransferase family protein — protein: MTLTIEKAIARIPQWSNASDIKTSPLTGGITNENFRIEVNGDVFVLRIPGVDTELLGIVRPTECAVSQAAGEIGIGPEVFYIIEPEGYLVTRFIEGRQLLPDEIGQPQNINRVADAIRRVHNMAPILETFSPFRVVEDSTEIARRFKVLFPDNFGWLIEQMNAAETALLKSPFTPKICHNDLLNANFLDDGQIRILDWEYAGMGDPAFDLANFSTHHEFTNDQDRWLLECYFGEVTAENWARIKLLKVISDFREAMWAMVQIGISKLDFNFRNYADTFFARTTQGMQNAMWQQWLKDVSSDRKAYMP
- a CDS encoding DeoR/GlpR transcriptional regulator yields the protein MRKSLIPAQRRERIQEYLTTHKVARLADLSKMLNASEATIRRDLEKLDDTGFLERTHGGAVLSQRLSREPEYQQRLRDSPHEKGLIGQFAAALIEDGDVVFLNGGTTTTEIIRHIRPSADITVITNNLFAALEIDSIGFELILLGGIYQPVSLSVGGYFSVDNIRKVYADKTFIGVDGISLKYGCTFPTSAEAEVVRTMMGRTRGPVYIVADHSKWGTVSNYEAAKIEKIHSLITDEGFDMNARESLLAQSVEVLIAGDAIS
- a CDS encoding DUF47 family protein codes for the protein MFKLFKSKQNRFIHLINQQAELTLQGLNQLIDYMKSHDPELARQLTLTEKEADEVRRILINELNRTFVTPIDREDIFALSRAIDDVVDYAYSTVTEMDVLAVTPTSFMERMTTLLRDAAYEIHMATQRLEDHPGVAAEHAQRAKALENRVEAVYREAIADLFSGPEDVHHIFEMLKMREVYRHLSNAADRGDEAANLIADIVVKTT
- a CDS encoding inorganic phosphate transporter — protein: MPTILIIMIVLAVIFDFLNGIHDSSNIVATMISSRAFSPRVALGVTAIAHFVAPFIFGVAVATTIGHEVVKADAITINILVAALASAIIWNLVTWFLGIPSSSSHALIGGMIGAVGIGAGFDAIELRGMEKILIALFTSPIIGLVLGYLVTKLVFFLARGATPKINWFFKRSQIITAIALALSHGTNDAQKTMGIITLGLVTAGILPTFHVPFWVVAVSAGAIALGTALGGWKLIKTLGSKFYKIRPVHGFSAQLTSAFVILGASLVGGPVSTTQVVSSSIMGVGSAERLSKVRWGVAKEIIVAWIVTIPATALMAAGLVYLIDNGAAIAAVFCQLFFC
- a CDS encoding flippase-like domain-containing protein; the encoded protein is MKTKSSSKLLKYLRWGGTLISTSLFIWLLLDQDWATMWLTLRQVRIWIFPLAFGLYFLGVLFNALRWYMLLHAQQIEINFAEILKIVLVGNFASNFLPSTIGGDSVRMLSAARFAGWGLSVASVVMDRVLNMIVMLTLMPISLGVMQAAGALQVWQPARALAMSGVALPALVEKIRGLALRWLKQAYEAVMVWRNRPGTVLLAFLSSWAARMVVFFGVWVLGVELGITVTYLQVVAIGTLTYVLSLLPISVNGLGLREVSMSAMYISLGASIEQASTLVVITRFILMLETLPGALWISEALTQVKANTH